One region of Mangifera indica cultivar Alphonso chromosome 3, CATAS_Mindica_2.1, whole genome shotgun sequence genomic DNA includes:
- the LOC123210112 gene encoding probable folate-biopterin transporter 8, chloroplastic isoform X3, with protein MFQIRFVLVPTANLWKRKVKILSWGPLALFPVAGKALPSLMACVLLGNLGVSIVEVAKDALVVEYGQKHRVVGIQSYAFMAAAVGGILGNLLGGYILPKVPPTTMFLIFGVLLSVQLIISLSVKEGSLGLAQPSRYSLPRKSISKSFMKQISNLVMAISEESISRPLMWLVASVAMVPIFSGSIFCYQAQCLHLDPSVIGMSRVIGQLTLLTLTLLYDCYWKKLPLRKLIGIVQILYASSLLLDFILVRQINLQLGIPNEVFALCFSGLAETLAQFKLLPFSMLLASLCPPGCIGSLMSFSASTLCLSSIASGFLGIGLASVIGITSQDYSSLPMGILIQFLAALIPLLWIHHVPLSQPFFDKVGKKGMSKRTRKNRRVGKAVLDSVFVYRRERESESQF; from the exons ATGTTTCAGATTCGGTTTGTCTTAGTTCCAACGGCAAACTTGtggaaaagaaaagtaaag ATTCTGTCTTGGGGGCCATTAGCATTATTTCCTGTTGCTGGTAAAGCTCTTCCAAGCCTGATGGCATGTGTCCTTCTTGGTAATCTTGGAGTGTCCATTGTAGAAGTTGCAAAGGATGCTCTTGTAGTAGAATATGGCCAAAAACACAGAGTGGTTGGTATCCAGTCTTATGCCTTTATGGCTGCAGCTGTTGGTGGAATTCTAGGCAACTTACTAGGTGGATATATCTTACCCAAGGTGCCACCTACAACCATGTTCCTCATATTTGGTGTTCTGTTATCTGTTCAACTTATAATCTCATTATCAGTAAAAGAGGGATCTCTTGGTTTGGCTCAACCATCACGTTACAGCCTTCCaagaaaatcaatttcaaaaagTTTTATGAAACAGATATCCAATCTGGTTATGGCAATCAGTGAGGAAAGCATATCCCGTCCTCTTATGTGGCTTGTAGCATCTGTTGCCATGGTCCCTATTTTCTCAGGTTCAATTTTCTGCTATCAAGCTCAATGTCTTCATCTTGATCCTTCAGTAATTGGGATGTCACGAGTGATTGGCCAGTTGACGCTTCTTACATTGACTTTACTATATGACTGTTACTGGAAGAAGCTTCCCTTGAGAAAATTGATTGGGATAGTGCAAATTTTGTATGCTTCTTCCCTTCTTCTTGACTTCATTTTAGTGAGACAGATAAATCTTCAATTAGGAATTCCCAATGAGGTGTTTGCCCTTTGTTTCTCGGGTTTAGCCGAAACTCTTGCACAGTTTAAGCTCCTCCCCTTTTCAATGCTTCTGGCAAGTTTATGCCCACCAGGTTGCATAGGCTCACTCATGTCTTTCTCAGCTTCAACACTGTGTCTATCATCAATTGCCAGTGGGTTTTTGGGTATTGGATTGGCTTCTGTGATTGGAATAACATCTCAAGATTACTCAAGTTTGCCCATGGGTATCTTGATACAGTTCCTTGCAGCATTGATCCCTTTACTATGGATTCATCATGTTCCCTTGTCGCAACCTTTTTTTGATAAGGTAGGAAAGAAAGGTATGAGTAAAAGAACTCGAAAAAATAGGAGAGTTGGAAAAGCAGTGCTGGATTCGGTATTTGTTTACCGCCGTGAAAGAGAATCTGAGTCACAGTTCTGA
- the LOC123210112 gene encoding probable folate-biopterin transporter 8, chloroplastic isoform X4 produces the protein MACVLLGNLGVSIVEVAKDALVVEYGQKHRVVGIQSYAFMAAAVGGILGNLLGGYILPKVPPTTMFLIFGVLLSVQLIISLSVKEGSLGLAQPSRYSLPRKSISKSFMKQISNLVMAISEESISRPLMWLVASVAMVPIFSGSIFCYQAQCLHLDPSVIGMSRVIGQLTLLTLTLLYDCYWKKLPLRKLIGIVQILYASSLLLDFILVRQINLQLGIPNEVFALCFSGLAETLAQFKLLPFSMLLASLCPPGCIGSLMSFSASTLCLSSIASGFLGIGLASVIGITSQDYSSLPMGILIQFLAALIPLLWIHHVPLSQPFFDKVGKKGMSKRTRKNRRVGKAVLDSVFVYRRERESESQF, from the coding sequence ATGGCATGTGTCCTTCTTGGTAATCTTGGAGTGTCCATTGTAGAAGTTGCAAAGGATGCTCTTGTAGTAGAATATGGCCAAAAACACAGAGTGGTTGGTATCCAGTCTTATGCCTTTATGGCTGCAGCTGTTGGTGGAATTCTAGGCAACTTACTAGGTGGATATATCTTACCCAAGGTGCCACCTACAACCATGTTCCTCATATTTGGTGTTCTGTTATCTGTTCAACTTATAATCTCATTATCAGTAAAAGAGGGATCTCTTGGTTTGGCTCAACCATCACGTTACAGCCTTCCaagaaaatcaatttcaaaaagTTTTATGAAACAGATATCCAATCTGGTTATGGCAATCAGTGAGGAAAGCATATCCCGTCCTCTTATGTGGCTTGTAGCATCTGTTGCCATGGTCCCTATTTTCTCAGGTTCAATTTTCTGCTATCAAGCTCAATGTCTTCATCTTGATCCTTCAGTAATTGGGATGTCACGAGTGATTGGCCAGTTGACGCTTCTTACATTGACTTTACTATATGACTGTTACTGGAAGAAGCTTCCCTTGAGAAAATTGATTGGGATAGTGCAAATTTTGTATGCTTCTTCCCTTCTTCTTGACTTCATTTTAGTGAGACAGATAAATCTTCAATTAGGAATTCCCAATGAGGTGTTTGCCCTTTGTTTCTCGGGTTTAGCCGAAACTCTTGCACAGTTTAAGCTCCTCCCCTTTTCAATGCTTCTGGCAAGTTTATGCCCACCAGGTTGCATAGGCTCACTCATGTCTTTCTCAGCTTCAACACTGTGTCTATCATCAATTGCCAGTGGGTTTTTGGGTATTGGATTGGCTTCTGTGATTGGAATAACATCTCAAGATTACTCAAGTTTGCCCATGGGTATCTTGATACAGTTCCTTGCAGCATTGATCCCTTTACTATGGATTCATCATGTTCCCTTGTCGCAACCTTTTTTTGATAAGGTAGGAAAGAAAGGTATGAGTAAAAGAACTCGAAAAAATAGGAGAGTTGGAAAAGCAGTGCTGGATTCGGTATTTGTTTACCGCCGTGAAAGAGAATCTGAGTCACAGTTCTGA
- the LOC123210112 gene encoding probable folate-biopterin transporter 9, chloroplastic isoform X2 codes for MVAKPLYGILSDALYIGGAHRIPYICIGVLLQILSWGPLALFPVAGKALPSLMACVLLGNLGVSIVEVAKDALVVEYGQKHRVVGIQSYAFMAAAVGGILGNLLGGYILPKVPPTTMFLIFGVLLSVQLIISLSVKEGSLGLAQPSRYSLPRKSISKSFMKQISNLVMAISEESISRPLMWLVASVAMVPIFSGSIFCYQAQCLHLDPSVIGMSRVIGQLTLLTLTLLYDCYWKKLPLRKLIGIVQILYASSLLLDFILVRQINLQLGIPNEVFALCFSGLAETLAQFKLLPFSMLLASLCPPGCIGSLMSFSASTLCLSSIASGFLGIGLASVIGITSQDYSSLPMGILIQFLAALIPLLWIHHVPLSQPFFDKVGKKGMSKRTRKNRRVGKAVLDSVFVYRRERESESQF; via the exons ATGGTGGCCAAACCTCTTTATGGGATTCTCTCTGATGCTCTTTACATTGGTGGTGCTCACAGAATTCCTTATATTTGCATAGGAG TGCTTTTGCAGATTCTGTCTTGGGGGCCATTAGCATTATTTCCTGTTGCTGGTAAAGCTCTTCCAAGCCTGATGGCATGTGTCCTTCTTGGTAATCTTGGAGTGTCCATTGTAGAAGTTGCAAAGGATGCTCTTGTAGTAGAATATGGCCAAAAACACAGAGTGGTTGGTATCCAGTCTTATGCCTTTATGGCTGCAGCTGTTGGTGGAATTCTAGGCAACTTACTAGGTGGATATATCTTACCCAAGGTGCCACCTACAACCATGTTCCTCATATTTGGTGTTCTGTTATCTGTTCAACTTATAATCTCATTATCAGTAAAAGAGGGATCTCTTGGTTTGGCTCAACCATCACGTTACAGCCTTCCaagaaaatcaatttcaaaaagTTTTATGAAACAGATATCCAATCTGGTTATGGCAATCAGTGAGGAAAGCATATCCCGTCCTCTTATGTGGCTTGTAGCATCTGTTGCCATGGTCCCTATTTTCTCAGGTTCAATTTTCTGCTATCAAGCTCAATGTCTTCATCTTGATCCTTCAGTAATTGGGATGTCACGAGTGATTGGCCAGTTGACGCTTCTTACATTGACTTTACTATATGACTGTTACTGGAAGAAGCTTCCCTTGAGAAAATTGATTGGGATAGTGCAAATTTTGTATGCTTCTTCCCTTCTTCTTGACTTCATTTTAGTGAGACAGATAAATCTTCAATTAGGAATTCCCAATGAGGTGTTTGCCCTTTGTTTCTCGGGTTTAGCCGAAACTCTTGCACAGTTTAAGCTCCTCCCCTTTTCAATGCTTCTGGCAAGTTTATGCCCACCAGGTTGCATAGGCTCACTCATGTCTTTCTCAGCTTCAACACTGTGTCTATCATCAATTGCCAGTGGGTTTTTGGGTATTGGATTGGCTTCTGTGATTGGAATAACATCTCAAGATTACTCAAGTTTGCCCATGGGTATCTTGATACAGTTCCTTGCAGCATTGATCCCTTTACTATGGATTCATCATGTTCCCTTGTCGCAACCTTTTTTTGATAAGGTAGGAAAGAAAGGTATGAGTAAAAGAACTCGAAAAAATAGGAGAGTTGGAAAAGCAGTGCTGGATTCGGTATTTGTTTACCGCCGTGAAAGAGAATCTGAGTCACAGTTCTGA
- the LOC123210857 gene encoding pentatricopeptide repeat-containing protein At3g12770-like — translation MILHFARNTSTLVISRAYTSDALLQYLNLSVAHQCFQLTKQSHAQILTFGFSSNPFLATKLITAYALCGHPTHSELVFSLFQLKNVYIYNSLINGYGKNRAYNEAFNLYIHMRYSNVSPDDFTLPTLAKVSGEIKDLSLGKLIHGMSIKIGFVFDIVVANSLMAMYNKCGKYSEVTNMFDEMPQRNVSSWNVLISGYANSGDYNFDKDLWEIVKSMQVEGVKFDAFTISSLLPFCGRQDDNARRGDYGRELHCYIVRNELDIVSDMNFQLECCLIDMYSRTKDVVLGRRVFDRMKHKNVYVWTAMISGYVQNGDLDEALVLFREMQEKDRIEPNRVSLVSVLPSCSSLVGLIGGKQIHGFSIRKELSHDVSLCNALIDMYAKCGSLDCARQIFEDSSFEKDSISWSSMISGYGLHGKGKEAVLLYDEMLSLGKEPDMITIVGILSACGRSGLIDKGLDIYNTAINVYGIKPTVEICACVVDMLGRAGQLDRALDFIKTMPVESGPSVWGALVSASIMHGNVEMQDLAYKFLIQLEPENPSNYISLSNLYASTRRWDVVAEVRAVMKDKGLRKAPGCSWININGKTHCFCVADKAHPFSNSIYEMLDDLILIMRGPCYSLDLETMT, via the coding sequence ATGATCCTTCATTTTGCACGCAACACGTCTACCCTTGTAATCTCCCGGGCTTACACTTCTGACGCTCTGCTTCAGTATCTCAATCTCTCAGTCGCCCACCAATGTTTCCAGCTAACCAAACAATCCCACGCTCAGATTCTCACTTTTGGCTTCAGTTCAAACCCCTTCTTAGCCACAAAACTCATCACTGCTTACGCTTTGTGTGGTCACCCAACTCACTCAGAACTCGTTTTTAGCttatttcaacttaaaaatgtgtatatatacaaCTCCTTAATTAATGGGTATGGCAAAAATCGTGCTTATAATGAAgcttttaatttgtatattcatATGCGTTATAGCAATGTGTCCcctgatgattttacccttccAACACTTGCAAAAGTGAGTGGCGAGATCAAGGACTTGAGTTTAGGGAAGTTGATTCACGGTATGAGTATAAAAATTGGGTTTGTTTTTGATATTGTTGTTGCGAATTCTCTCATGGCCATGTACAATAAATGTGGAAAATATAGTGAAGTTACGAACATGTTCGATGAAATGCCGCAAAGAAATGTGAGTTCTTGGAATGTGCTGATTTCAGGGTATGCTAATTCAGGggattataattttgataaagatTTGTGGGAAATTGTCAAGAGTATGCAGGTCGAAGGAGTAAAATTTGATGCATTTACTATTTCAAGTCTTTTGCCTTTTTGTGGTCGTCAAGATGATAATGCTAGGAGGGGGGATTATGGTAGGGAGCTTCACTGTTATATTGTGAGGAATGAATTGGATATAGTTTCAGATATGAATTTTCAGTTGGAGTGTTGTTTAATTGATATGTACTCAAGAACTAAAGATGTTGTTCTAGGTAGGCGGGTATTCGATAGAATGAAGCACAAAAATGTTTATGTTTGGACAGCAATGATCAGTGGATATGTGCAGAATGGAGATTTGGATGAAGCACTGGTTCTTTTCCGTGAAATGCAGGAGAAAGATAGAATAGAACCAAATAGAGTGTCCCTTGTGAGTGTTCTTCCTTCTTGTAGCTCTCTTGTTGGTTTAATCGGTGGAAAGCAAATTCATGGATTTTCAATTAGAAAGGAGCTCAGTCATGATGTGTCTTTGTGTAATGCTTTAATTGATATGTATGCTAAGTGTGGGAGCTTGGATTGTGCTAGGCAAATTTTTGAGGATAGTTCCTTTGAAAAAGATTCAATCTCCTGGAGTTCAATGATTTCAGGATATGGATTGCACGGGAAGGGTAAGGAAGCTGTCCTTTTGTATGATGAGATGCTTTCCCTCGGGAAAGAACCAGACATGATAACAATAGTGGGGATTCTGTCTGCTTGTGGCAGGTCAGGGTTGATAGATAAAGGGCTTGATATTTATAACACAGCGATAAATGTATATGGCATTAAGCCAACAGTTGAGATATGTGCTTGTGTTGTCGATATGTTAGGTCGAGCAGGCCAGCTTGATAGAGCACTTGACTTCATCAAAACAATGCCTGTGGAATCTGGTCCAAGTGTTTGGGGGGCTCTTGTTAGTGCTTCTATAATGCATGGAAATGTTGAGATGCAGGATTTGGCTTACAAATTCCTTATTCAGTTAGAACCAGAGAACCCCTCAAACTATATTTCACTATCGAACTTGTATGCTTCCACAAGAAGATGGGATGTTGTGGCTGAAGTGAGAGCAGTAATGAAAGATAAGGGTTTAAGGAAGGCACCTGGGTGCAGTTGGATTAATATTAATGGCAAGACCCATTGTTTCTGTGTAGCCGATAAAGCTCATCCTTTTTCCAACTCCATTTATGAAATGCTAGATGAcctcattttaataatgagagGACCTTGTTATTCTCTTGATCTTGAAACAATGACGTAA
- the LOC123212476 gene encoding myb-related protein MYBAS2-like, with translation MSWGVMGGHMGWGIIEEGWRKGPWTAEEDKLLIEYVRLHGEGRWNSVAKLAGLRRNGKSCRLRWVNYLRPDLKRGQITPHEESIIIELHARWGNRWSTIARSLPGRTDNEIKNYWRTHFKKKAKLSPENSDKAKNRLLKRQQFHQQQQQLQQEQWQQEQHQQPQQQMQQLNQFDMKKIMFLLEENEQKAQHMPQPRQEMGATYPHTSSEEQQEGWFYSMAGSNALLTEPSNEELLWDNLWNLDDFHGNFGGAGKATLPNLVSPFC, from the exons ATGTCTTGGGGAGTGATGGGTGGTCACATGGGTTGGGGTATCATTGAAGAGGGATGGAGGAAAGGCCCTTGGACTGCTGAAGAAGATAAATTGTTAATTGAATATGTCAGATTGCATGGTGAAGGGAGATGGAACTCTGTGGCTAAGCTTGCag GATTGAGAAGGAATGGAAAGAGTTGTAGATTGAGATGGGTGAATTATCTAAGGCCAGACCTTAAGAGGGGGCAAATAACCCCTCATGAAGAGAGTATAATTATAGAGTTACATGCTCGGTGGGGCAACAG GTGGTCAACAATTGCAAGAAGCCTGCCGGGGAGGACTGATAATGAAATCAAGAACTATTGGAGAACCCATTTCAAGAAAAAGGCCAAACTGTCTCCTGAAAACTCTGATAAGGCCAAGAACCGGCTCCTGAAAAGGCAACAATTtcatcaacaacaacagcagTTGCAGCAGGAGCAGTGGCAGCAGGAGCAGCATCAGCAACCGCAACAACAAATGCAGCAACTCAATCAATTTGACATgaagaaaattatgtttttgctCGAGGAGAATGAGCAGAAAGCTCAGCATATGCCTCAACCAAGGCAAGAAATGGGGGCAACATATCCTCATACCAGTAGTGAAGAACAACAAGAAGGGTGGTTCTACTCCATGGCCGGCAGCAATGCGCTTTTGACAGAGCCCTCAAATGAGGAGTTACTGTGGGATAATTTGTGGAACTTGGATGATTTTCATGGCAATTTCGGTGGGGCAGGCAAAGCCACTTTGCCCAATTTAGTCTCTCCCTTTTGTTAA
- the LOC123210112 gene encoding probable folate-biopterin transporter 9, chloroplastic isoform X1, translated as MNYPLICNSSSFNTISPKVPRVWNFNVKPIFCTSFHSNNPSNNTINRHFKLPLSDQSRPVLSPNIDRIGPGEVSVRGTKRGRGGKDVKRRFGEVGIGQMLVVCGLGYWVQGFRCFPWLALNFNMAHNLNLHPLTLQLVQNTGNLPMVAKPLYGILSDALYIGGAHRIPYICIGVLLQILSWGPLALFPVAGKALPSLMACVLLGNLGVSIVEVAKDALVVEYGQKHRVVGIQSYAFMAAAVGGILGNLLGGYILPKVPPTTMFLIFGVLLSVQLIISLSVKEGSLGLAQPSRYSLPRKSISKSFMKQISNLVMAISEESISRPLMWLVASVAMVPIFSGSIFCYQAQCLHLDPSVIGMSRVIGQLTLLTLTLLYDCYWKKLPLRKLIGIVQILYASSLLLDFILVRQINLQLGIPNEVFALCFSGLAETLAQFKLLPFSMLLASLCPPGCIGSLMSFSASTLCLSSIASGFLGIGLASVIGITSQDYSSLPMGILIQFLAALIPLLWIHHVPLSQPFFDKVGKKGMSKRTRKNRRVGKAVLDSVFVYRRERESESQF; from the exons ATGAATTACCCGCTCATTTGTAACAGCAGCTCTTTTAATACAATCAGTCCAAAGGTTCCAAGAGTCTGGAATTTCAATGTCAAGCCTATATTTTGTACTTCTTTTCACAGCAATAATCCTAGTAACAACACAATTAACAGACACTTCAAGCTACCCTTGAGTGATCAAAGTAGGCCAGTGTTGAGTCCCAATATAGATAGAATAGGGCCGGGTGAAGTTTCTGTGAGGGGAACCAAAAGGGGGAGGGGAGGGAAGGATGTTAAGAGAAGGTTTGGGGAAGTGGGCATTGGACAGATGTTGGTTGTGTGTGGGTTGGGGTATTGGGTGCAAGGTTTCAGGTGTTTTCCCTGGTTAGCTCTTAACTTTAACATGGCTCATAACCTTAATTTGCATCCTTTAACTTTGCAGCTTGTGCAGAACACTGGAAATCTTCCCATGGTGGCCAAACCTCTTTATGGGATTCTCTCTGATGCTCTTTACATTGGTGGTGCTCACAGAATTCCTTATATTTGCATAGGAG TGCTTTTGCAGATTCTGTCTTGGGGGCCATTAGCATTATTTCCTGTTGCTGGTAAAGCTCTTCCAAGCCTGATGGCATGTGTCCTTCTTGGTAATCTTGGAGTGTCCATTGTAGAAGTTGCAAAGGATGCTCTTGTAGTAGAATATGGCCAAAAACACAGAGTGGTTGGTATCCAGTCTTATGCCTTTATGGCTGCAGCTGTTGGTGGAATTCTAGGCAACTTACTAGGTGGATATATCTTACCCAAGGTGCCACCTACAACCATGTTCCTCATATTTGGTGTTCTGTTATCTGTTCAACTTATAATCTCATTATCAGTAAAAGAGGGATCTCTTGGTTTGGCTCAACCATCACGTTACAGCCTTCCaagaaaatcaatttcaaaaagTTTTATGAAACAGATATCCAATCTGGTTATGGCAATCAGTGAGGAAAGCATATCCCGTCCTCTTATGTGGCTTGTAGCATCTGTTGCCATGGTCCCTATTTTCTCAGGTTCAATTTTCTGCTATCAAGCTCAATGTCTTCATCTTGATCCTTCAGTAATTGGGATGTCACGAGTGATTGGCCAGTTGACGCTTCTTACATTGACTTTACTATATGACTGTTACTGGAAGAAGCTTCCCTTGAGAAAATTGATTGGGATAGTGCAAATTTTGTATGCTTCTTCCCTTCTTCTTGACTTCATTTTAGTGAGACAGATAAATCTTCAATTAGGAATTCCCAATGAGGTGTTTGCCCTTTGTTTCTCGGGTTTAGCCGAAACTCTTGCACAGTTTAAGCTCCTCCCCTTTTCAATGCTTCTGGCAAGTTTATGCCCACCAGGTTGCATAGGCTCACTCATGTCTTTCTCAGCTTCAACACTGTGTCTATCATCAATTGCCAGTGGGTTTTTGGGTATTGGATTGGCTTCTGTGATTGGAATAACATCTCAAGATTACTCAAGTTTGCCCATGGGTATCTTGATACAGTTCCTTGCAGCATTGATCCCTTTACTATGGATTCATCATGTTCCCTTGTCGCAACCTTTTTTTGATAAGGTAGGAAAGAAAGGTATGAGTAAAAGAACTCGAAAAAATAGGAGAGTTGGAAAAGCAGTGCTGGATTCGGTATTTGTTTACCGCCGTGAAAGAGAATCTGAGTCACAGTTCTGA